Proteins encoded by one window of Dryocola sp. LX212:
- a CDS encoding DUF3561 family protein, which yields MRNSSNIVITQTEPGPSAEETTRSLPGAFIGLLSWLLALGIPFLMYGPNTLFFFLYTWPFFLALMPVAVLVGIALHSLLSGKLIYSCPATVITVGLMFGVLFMWLTG from the coding sequence ATGCGCAACAGCTCGAACATTGTTATTACACAGACTGAACCTGGACCTTCAGCCGAAGAAACCACCAGGTCACTGCCAGGGGCGTTCATCGGCCTTTTGTCGTGGCTGCTCGCGCTTGGCATCCCGTTTCTGATGTATGGGCCTAACACCCTGTTTTTCTTCCTTTATACCTGGCCTTTCTTCCTTGCGCTAATGCCCGTTGCCGTCCTGGTGGGCATAGCGCTGCATTCGCTGCTTAGCGGCAAGCTCATCTACAGCTGCCCTGCCACGGTCATCACCGTAGGACTGATGTTCGGCGTTTTATTCATGTGGCTGACGGGTTGA
- the truD gene encoding tRNA pseudouridine(13) synthase TruD, producing the protein MDMQNLTWLHGKPEGAGLIKASPEDFMVTEDLGFGPDGDGEHLLLRILKKGCNTRFVADALAKFLKVHAREVSFAGQKDKHAVTEQWFCVRLPGKEMPDMSAFELEGCEVLEYARHRRKLRLGALKGNNFTLVLREVSHREELEARLNLILRDGVPNYFGSQRFGIGGNNLNQARRWAQTNAPLRDRNKRSFYLSAARSALFNQIVSLRLKKPDFNQVVDGDALQLAGRGSWFVATAEELPVLQPRVDGGELLITAPLPGDGAWGTLNEALAFEQQSVEQETDLQALLVRERVDAARRAMLVKPEELRWSWWDDVTVEVSFWLPAGSFATSVVRELMNTPGDYANIAE; encoded by the coding sequence ATGGATATGCAAAATCTCACCTGGCTGCACGGCAAGCCGGAAGGGGCGGGGCTTATCAAAGCCAGCCCCGAGGATTTCATGGTTACCGAGGATCTGGGCTTTGGCCCGGACGGTGACGGCGAGCACCTGCTGCTGCGCATCCTGAAAAAGGGCTGTAACACCCGCTTTGTGGCCGACGCGCTGGCGAAATTCCTCAAAGTTCACGCTCGCGAAGTCAGCTTCGCCGGACAGAAAGATAAGCATGCCGTCACCGAGCAGTGGTTCTGCGTACGTCTGCCTGGCAAAGAGATGCCTGACATGAGCGCATTTGAGCTGGAAGGCTGTGAAGTGCTGGAGTACGCGCGCCACCGTCGCAAGCTGCGCCTTGGAGCGCTGAAGGGGAATAACTTTACCTTGGTGCTGCGTGAGGTCAGTCATCGCGAGGAGCTGGAAGCGCGGTTGAATCTTATCCTACGCGACGGCGTGCCGAACTACTTTGGCAGCCAGCGTTTTGGCATCGGCGGCAATAACCTGAACCAGGCCCGCCGCTGGGCCCAAACTAACGCTCCGCTGCGCGATCGCAATAAACGCAGTTTTTATTTGTCAGCGGCCCGTAGCGCGTTGTTTAATCAGATTGTTAGCCTTAGACTGAAAAAACCAGACTTTAATCAAGTTGTTGATGGCGATGCGCTACAATTGGCAGGACGCGGCAGCTGGTTTGTCGCCACTGCCGAAGAACTCCCGGTATTACAACCTCGCGTTGACGGCGGCGAACTGCTGATTACGGCACCGCTGCCGGGCGACGGCGCGTGGGGGACGCTCAATGAAGCGCTAGCCTTCGAGCAGCAAAGCGTTGAGCAGGAAACCGATCTACAGGCATTGCTGGTGCGCGAGCGAGTCGACGCCGCACGACGTGCCATGCTGGTTAAACCAGAAGAATTACGCTGGAGCTGGTGGGATGATGTAACCGTGGAGGTCAGCTTCTGGCTGCCTGCCGGTAGCTTCGCCACCAGTGTTGTAAGGGAACTCATGAACACGCCGGGTGATTATGCGAATATTGCTGAGTAA
- the nlpD gene encoding murein hydrolase activator NlpD, with the protein MSAGSPTFTLRRIATLSLVSLWLAGCSNSTTQAPISSVGDSSSAGSSSADGAQVAQPPQMSAPVPTPQVQPVQQPAIQPVQTQPVQQAQPVQSQPAVQSAPVQTENGRIVYNRKYGNIPKGSYAGGSTYTVKRGDTLFYIAWITGNDFRDLAQRNNVAAPYGLEVGQTLQVGSASGTPITGGNAVTQADATAQGVNNPAAQNSTAVVASTPTITYSEDSGEQSANKMLPDNKPAATTVTAPATAPVVSSTTTAPTASSTSDSAPISTWRWPTDGKVIENFSATEGGNKGIDIAGSKGQAIIATASGRVVYAGNALRGYGNLIIIKHNDDYLSAYAHNDTMLVREQQEITAGQKIATMGSTGTSSTRLHFEIRYKGKSVNPLRYLPQR; encoded by the coding sequence ATGAGCGCGGGAAGCCCGACTTTTACTCTACGTCGCATTGCGACGCTATCGCTGGTTAGCCTGTGGCTGGCTGGTTGTAGCAATAGCACGACTCAGGCACCAATTAGCTCTGTCGGTGACAGCAGTAGCGCAGGGAGCAGCAGTGCTGACGGTGCACAGGTAGCCCAGCCTCCACAGATGTCTGCGCCAGTGCCGACCCCTCAAGTTCAGCCGGTTCAACAGCCGGCGATCCAGCCTGTACAGACTCAGCCAGTACAGCAGGCCCAGCCGGTTCAAAGCCAGCCCGCCGTACAGTCTGCACCTGTACAGACGGAAAACGGACGTATCGTTTATAACCGCAAGTATGGGAATATTCCGAAAGGCAGCTATGCCGGAGGCAGCACCTACACGGTGAAGCGCGGGGATACCTTGTTCTACATTGCGTGGATCACCGGCAACGATTTCCGTGACCTTGCGCAACGTAACAACGTCGCGGCCCCGTATGGTCTGGAGGTGGGTCAGACCCTGCAAGTTGGTAGCGCATCCGGCACGCCAATTACCGGCGGAAATGCCGTCACCCAGGCTGATGCGACTGCTCAGGGTGTGAACAATCCGGCTGCGCAAAACTCAACCGCAGTGGTTGCTTCTACACCGACAATTACGTATTCTGAGGACTCAGGTGAACAGAGTGCTAACAAAATGTTGCCGGATAATAAGCCAGCTGCGACAACCGTCACAGCACCGGCTACGGCACCTGTGGTTAGCTCTACAACTACCGCACCCACTGCCAGCAGCACGTCCGACAGCGCGCCAATCTCGACCTGGCGCTGGCCGACTGATGGCAAGGTTATCGAGAACTTCTCTGCCACTGAGGGTGGTAATAAAGGGATCGATATCGCCGGCAGTAAAGGACAGGCTATCATCGCGACCGCTTCAGGCCGCGTAGTATATGCCGGTAACGCACTGCGTGGTTACGGTAATCTGATCATCATTAAACACAACGATGATTACCTGAGTGCCTACGCCCATAACGATACGATGCTGGTCCGGGAACAACAAGAAATCACGGCGGGGCAGAAGATAGCTACCATGGGTAGCACCGGAACCAGTTCAACAAGATTGCATTTTGAAATTCGTTACAAGGGGAAATCCGTCAACCCGCTGCGTTATTTGCCGCAGCGATAA
- the cysC gene encoding adenylyl-sulfate kinase produces MAEHDDNVVWHAHPVTQEQRERLHQHRGAVLWFTGLSGSGKSTVAGALEEALHKLGVSTYLLDGDNVRHGLCRDLGFSDADRKENIRRVGEVANLMVDAGLVVLTAFISPHRAERQMVRELVGEGRFIEVFVDTPLEICEARDPKGLYKKARAGELINFTGIDSLYESPGEPEIHLDGEQLVTNLIAQMLDLLRRNDIIKA; encoded by the coding sequence ATGGCAGAGCACGACGATAACGTGGTCTGGCATGCCCATCCTGTGACTCAGGAGCAGCGTGAACGGCTTCACCAGCATCGCGGGGCGGTGCTGTGGTTTACCGGGCTATCCGGCTCCGGTAAATCCACCGTCGCCGGTGCGCTTGAGGAAGCGCTGCACAAGCTGGGCGTCAGCACCTATCTGCTTGACGGCGATAACGTGCGCCACGGACTGTGCCGTGATTTGGGGTTCAGCGATGCCGATCGCAAAGAGAATATCCGCCGGGTAGGTGAAGTCGCCAACCTGATGGTAGATGCCGGGCTGGTGGTGCTGACGGCTTTCATCTCCCCGCATCGTGCAGAGCGGCAGATGGTGCGTGAGCTTGTCGGGGAAGGGCGGTTTATCGAAGTATTTGTTGATACCCCCCTTGAAATCTGTGAAGCGCGCGATCCTAAAGGACTGTATAAAAAAGCCCGGGCCGGCGAGCTGATAAATTTCACCGGGATTGATTCATTGTATGAATCGCCGGGCGAGCCGGAAATTCACTTAGACGGCGAACAATTGGTAACAAATTTGATTGCGCAAATGTTAGACCTGCTGCGTCGTAACGATATTATCAAAGCCTAA
- the ftsB gene encoding cell division protein FtsB yields MGKLTLLLLALLVWLQYSLWFGKNGVHDYTRVNEDVAAQQATNAKLKARNDQLFAEIDDLNGGQEAIEERARNELSMTRPGETFYRLVPDTSKRVGNNAAQNNR; encoded by the coding sequence ATGGGTAAACTAACGCTGCTGTTGCTGGCCTTGCTGGTCTGGCTGCAGTATTCGCTGTGGTTCGGTAAAAATGGCGTGCATGATTACACGCGAGTCAACGAAGACGTGGCTGCTCAGCAGGCGACTAATGCCAAACTGAAGGCGCGTAACGATCAGCTGTTTGCTGAAATTGACGATCTTAACGGCGGCCAGGAGGCCATCGAAGAGCGCGCGCGCAACGAACTGAGTATGACCAGGCCTGGTGAAACCTTCTACCGCCTGGTGCCGGACACCTCTAAGCGCGTCGGCAACAATGCCGCGCAGAATAATCGATAA
- the rpoS gene encoding RNA polymerase sigma factor RpoS, translating to MSQNTLKVNELTEDAEFDENGVEAFDEKALVEEEPSDNDIAEEELLSQGATQRVLDATQLYLGEIGYSPLLTAEEEVYFARRALRGDVASRRRMIESNLRLVVKIARRYSNRGLALLDLIEEGNLGLIRAVEKFDPERGFRFSTYATWWIRQTIERAIMNQTRTIRLPIHIVKELNVYLRTARELSHKLDHEPSAEEIAEQLDKPVDDVSRMLRLNERITSVDTPLGGDSEKALLDILADEKDNGPEDTTQDDDMKQSIVKWLFELNAKQREVLARRFGLLGYEAATLEDVGREIGLTRERVRQIQVEGLRRLREILQTQGLNIEALFRE from the coding sequence ATGAGTCAGAATACGCTGAAAGTTAATGAATTAACCGAAGACGCGGAATTTGATGAGAACGGAGTTGAGGCTTTTGATGAAAAAGCCCTTGTAGAAGAGGAACCCAGTGATAACGACATTGCCGAAGAGGAGCTGTTGTCACAGGGCGCCACGCAGCGTGTATTAGATGCGACTCAGCTTTATCTTGGGGAGATTGGCTATTCCCCATTACTGACCGCCGAAGAAGAAGTTTACTTTGCCCGCCGCGCGCTGCGTGGTGATGTTGCCTCCCGCCGTCGCATGATCGAAAGTAACCTGCGTCTGGTGGTAAAAATTGCCCGTCGTTACAGCAATCGTGGTCTGGCACTGCTGGATCTGATTGAAGAGGGGAATCTGGGGCTGATTCGTGCGGTAGAGAAGTTTGACCCTGAGCGTGGGTTCCGCTTCTCAACCTATGCAACCTGGTGGATTCGTCAGACCATCGAACGGGCAATCATGAACCAAACCCGTACGATTCGCCTGCCAATTCATATCGTGAAAGAGCTGAACGTTTATCTGCGTACCGCTCGTGAACTCTCCCACAAGCTCGACCATGAGCCGAGCGCGGAAGAGATTGCAGAGCAGCTGGATAAACCCGTTGATGACGTCAGCCGTATGTTGCGCCTTAACGAACGCATCACCTCAGTAGACACCCCGCTGGGCGGTGACTCTGAGAAAGCGCTGTTGGACATTCTGGCAGACGAAAAAGACAACGGACCTGAAGACACCACGCAAGACGATGATATGAAGCAAAGCATCGTAAAGTGGCTGTTTGAACTGAACGCTAAGCAGCGTGAAGTGCTGGCTCGTCGCTTTGGTCTGTTAGGCTATGAAGCTGCAACACTGGAAGATGTAGGTCGTGAAATCGGCCTGACTCGTGAACGTGTTCGTCAGATTCAGGTTGAAGGTCTGCGTCGTCTGCGTGAAATTCTGCAGACTCAGGGGCTGAACATCGAAGCGCTGTTCCGCGAATAA
- the mutS gene encoding DNA mismatch repair protein MutS, whose translation MTTMENFDGHTPMMQQYLRLKAQHPEILLFYRMGDFYELFYDDAKRASQLLDISLTKRGASAGEPIPMAGVPYHAVENYLAKLVNLGESAAICEQIGDPATSKGPVERKVVRIVTPGTISDEALLQERQDNLLAAIWQDSKGFGYATLDISSGRFRLSQPEDVETMAAELQRTNPSELLYAEDFAEMRLIEGRRGLRRRPLWEFEIETARQQLNLQFGTRDLTGFGVENARHALCAAGCLLQYVKDTQRTSLPHIRSVTMDRQQDSIIMDAATRRNLEITQNLAGGFENTLASVLDCTVTPMGSRMLKRWLHMPVRSVEVLKKRQSTIAALQDRTAEIQPVLRQVGDLERILARLALRTARPRDLARMRYAFQQLPELREMLADVPTDYVQTLRENIGEFTELRELLERAVIESPPVLVRDGGVIAQGYNEELDEWRALADGATDYLDKLEIRERERLGLDTLKVGYNAVHGYFIQISRGQSHHAPIHYVRRQTLKNAERYIIPELKEYEDKVLTSKGKALALEKQLYDRLFDTLLPHLEALQQSATALAELDVLVNLAERAYTLNYTCPQLSDKPGIKVVGGRHPVVEKVLSEPFIANPLNLSPQRRMLIITGPNMGGKSTYMRQSALIVLLAYIGSFVPAQQAEIGPIDRIFTRVGAADDLASGRSTFMVEMTETANILHNATEHSLVLMDEIGRGTSTYDGLSLAWACAENLANRIKALTLFATHYFELTTLPEKMEGVANVHLDALEHGDTIAFMHSVQDGAASKSYGLAVAALAGVPKEVIKRARQKLRELETVSGNTAATQVDGTQMSLLSVAEETSPAVEALEALDPDSLSPRQALEWIYRLKSLV comes from the coding sequence ATGACTACTATGGAAAACTTCGACGGCCACACGCCAATGATGCAGCAGTATCTGCGCCTGAAGGCCCAGCATCCTGAAATTCTGCTGTTTTATCGTATGGGGGATTTTTACGAACTCTTTTATGACGACGCGAAACGCGCGTCGCAGCTGCTGGACATCTCGCTGACCAAACGCGGGGCTTCAGCGGGCGAGCCTATCCCCATGGCGGGTGTACCGTACCACGCCGTAGAAAACTACCTGGCAAAACTGGTCAACCTCGGTGAATCCGCAGCGATTTGCGAGCAGATTGGCGATCCGGCAACCAGCAAAGGTCCGGTCGAGCGTAAAGTTGTGCGCATCGTGACGCCCGGCACCATCAGCGACGAAGCGCTGCTCCAGGAGCGTCAGGACAACCTGCTCGCCGCCATCTGGCAGGACAGCAAGGGCTTCGGCTACGCGACGCTGGATATCAGCTCCGGCCGTTTCCGTCTGAGCCAGCCGGAAGATGTCGAAACCATGGCCGCCGAGCTCCAGCGTACCAATCCTTCTGAGCTGCTGTATGCAGAAGATTTTGCCGAGATGCGCCTGATCGAAGGCCGCCGCGGCCTGCGCCGCCGACCGCTGTGGGAGTTTGAGATTGAAACCGCTCGCCAGCAGCTGAATCTGCAGTTTGGCACCCGTGATTTAACGGGCTTCGGCGTCGAAAACGCTCGTCACGCCCTTTGTGCCGCGGGCTGCCTGCTGCAGTATGTTAAAGACACCCAGCGCACGTCGCTGCCGCACATCCGTTCCGTCACCATGGACAGGCAGCAGGACAGCATCATTATGGATGCCGCCACGCGCCGCAATCTGGAGATCACCCAGAATCTGGCCGGCGGCTTTGAAAATACGCTGGCTTCGGTGCTGGACTGCACCGTCACGCCGATGGGCAGCCGCATGCTTAAACGCTGGCTGCATATGCCCGTTCGCAGCGTCGAGGTGCTGAAGAAACGTCAGAGCACCATTGCCGCCCTGCAGGACCGCACGGCGGAGATCCAGCCGGTGCTGCGCCAGGTAGGCGATCTTGAGCGTATTCTCGCGCGTCTGGCGCTACGTACCGCCCGTCCACGCGATTTAGCCCGCATGCGTTACGCTTTCCAGCAGCTTCCTGAACTGCGTGAAATGCTGGCGGACGTGCCAACGGATTACGTGCAGACGTTGCGCGAGAATATTGGCGAATTTACCGAACTCCGCGAACTCCTTGAGCGCGCGGTTATTGAGTCTCCGCCGGTTCTGGTACGTGACGGCGGCGTTATCGCGCAAGGCTATAACGAAGAGCTGGACGAATGGCGCGCGCTGGCAGACGGCGCGACGGATTACCTTGATAAGCTGGAAATCCGCGAACGAGAAAGACTGGGGCTGGATACGCTGAAAGTCGGCTACAACGCCGTTCACGGCTACTTCATCCAGATAAGTCGTGGGCAAAGTCACCATGCGCCAATCCACTATGTCCGCCGCCAGACCCTGAAAAACGCCGAGCGCTACATTATTCCCGAGCTGAAAGAGTACGAAGATAAGGTGCTGACCTCGAAGGGCAAGGCGCTGGCGCTTGAGAAACAGCTCTACGATCGGCTGTTTGATACGCTGCTGCCCCACCTGGAAGCCCTGCAGCAAAGCGCCACAGCGCTGGCGGAGCTGGACGTGCTGGTCAACCTGGCCGAGCGCGCCTATACCCTGAACTATACCTGTCCGCAGCTTAGCGATAAGCCGGGCATAAAGGTAGTTGGTGGACGTCACCCGGTAGTCGAGAAAGTATTGAGCGAACCGTTTATCGCTAACCCGCTTAACCTGTCCCCCCAGCGACGAATGCTGATTATAACCGGTCCAAATATGGGCGGTAAAAGTACCTATATGCGGCAGTCGGCGCTGATCGTCCTGCTTGCCTATATAGGCAGCTTTGTTCCCGCACAGCAGGCCGAAATCGGACCAATCGACCGTATCTTCACCCGAGTTGGGGCGGCAGACGATCTGGCCTCCGGCCGCTCTACCTTCATGGTGGAGATGACCGAAACGGCCAATATTCTGCACAATGCCACCGAACACAGTCTGGTGCTGATGGACGAAATTGGGCGCGGGACGTCAACCTACGACGGGCTGTCGCTTGCCTGGGCCTGTGCCGAAAATCTGGCAAACCGTATCAAGGCGCTGACGCTGTTCGCGACCCACTATTTCGAGCTGACCACCCTGCCGGAAAAAATGGAGGGCGTAGCCAACGTCCATCTGGATGCGCTGGAGCACGGCGACACCATTGCCTTCATGCACAGCGTGCAGGACGGAGCGGCAAGCAAAAGCTACGGTTTGGCCGTTGCGGCACTGGCAGGCGTACCGAAGGAGGTGATTAAACGGGCGCGTCAGAAGCTTCGCGAGCTGGAGACAGTTTCTGGTAACACCGCGGCAACTCAGGTCGACGGTACGCAGATGTCGTTACTGTCGGTCGCGGAAGAGACGTCGCCTGCGGTAGAAGCGCTGGAAGCACTCGATCCGGATTCTCTGTCGCCACGTCAGGCGCTGGAGTGGATCTATCGCTTGAAGAGTCTGGTGTAG
- the ispF gene encoding 2-C-methyl-D-erythritol 2,4-cyclodiphosphate synthase — MRIGHGFDVHAFGGEGPIIIGGVRVPFEKGLLAHSDGDVALHALTDALLGAAALGDIGKLFPDTDAAYKGADSRELLREAWRRIQAKGYTLGNVDVTIIAQAPKMAPHIPQMRVFIAEDLGCHMDDVNVKATTTEKLGFTGRGEGIACEAVALLHKARP, encoded by the coding sequence ATGCGTATCGGACATGGTTTTGACGTACACGCTTTTGGCGGCGAAGGCCCGATCATCATTGGCGGCGTGCGCGTGCCTTTCGAAAAAGGGTTGCTGGCCCATTCTGACGGCGACGTTGCACTCCATGCGCTGACCGATGCGCTGCTTGGCGCTGCCGCGCTGGGGGATATCGGCAAGCTGTTCCCTGATACTGACGCCGCCTATAAGGGCGCGGACAGCCGGGAGCTACTACGCGAAGCCTGGCGCCGTATTCAGGCTAAGGGTTACACTCTAGGCAACGTCGATGTCACCATTATTGCTCAGGCACCGAAAATGGCACCGCACATCCCCCAGATGCGCGTGTTTATTGCCGAAGACCTCGGCTGCCACATGGACGACGTCAATGTCAAAGCTACCACCACGGAGAAGCTCGGCTTTACCGGTCGTGGCGAAGGGATTGCCTGCGAAGCAGTCGCGCTGCTGCATAAGGCTCGTCCATAA
- the surE gene encoding 5'/3'-nucleotidase SurE codes for MRILLSNDDGIYAPGIQALAKALREFAEVQVVAPDRNRSGASNSLTLESSLRTFTLANGDISVQMGTPTDCVYLGVNALMRPRPDVVVAGINAGPNLGDDVIYSGTVAAAMEGRHLGFPALAVSLNGYQHYDTAAAVTCSILRALSREPLRTGRILNINVPDLPLDEIKGIRVTRCGSRHPADKVIPQEDPRGNTLYWIGPPGDKHDAGPDTDFAAVEEGYVSVTPLHVDLTAHSAHDVVSSWLTKAGVAGEW; via the coding sequence ATGCGAATATTGCTGAGTAACGATGACGGGATCTATGCGCCGGGCATTCAGGCGCTGGCGAAAGCCTTGCGGGAATTTGCCGAGGTACAGGTCGTGGCCCCGGACCGTAATCGCAGCGGCGCATCAAACTCGCTGACGCTTGAATCCTCACTGCGCACTTTTACGCTGGCTAACGGCGACATTTCCGTCCAGATGGGCACGCCGACGGACTGCGTCTACCTTGGCGTGAACGCGCTGATGCGCCCTCGCCCTGACGTGGTGGTCGCCGGTATTAATGCCGGGCCAAATCTGGGCGACGACGTTATTTACAGCGGCACCGTCGCTGCCGCCATGGAAGGGCGTCACCTGGGCTTTCCTGCGCTTGCCGTCTCATTAAATGGTTATCAGCATTACGATACGGCGGCTGCCGTCACCTGTTCAATTTTGCGAGCTTTATCGCGCGAACCGCTGCGTACCGGCCGTATTCTTAACATCAACGTGCCTGATTTGCCCCTTGATGAAATTAAGGGGATTCGCGTCACGCGCTGCGGCAGTCGCCATCCGGCAGATAAAGTCATCCCACAGGAAGATCCGCGTGGCAACACGCTCTACTGGATTGGTCCGCCGGGAGACAAGCACGATGCCGGTCCGGACACGGATTTTGCCGCCGTTGAAGAAGGCTATGTCTCTGTTACCCCCCTGCACGTTGATTTAACCGCTCATAGCGCCCATGACGTTGTGAGCAGCTGGTTAACTAAAGCGGGAGTTGCCGGGGAATGGTAA
- the ispD gene encoding 2-C-methyl-D-erythritol 4-phosphate cytidylyltransferase, giving the protein MADSSRDVIAVVPAAGIGSRMQTECPKQYLHIGNKTILEHAVASLLAHPRVSHVVIAISTTDTWFTALPLAADPRITVVNGGGQRADSVLAGLQAAGKAEWVLVHDAARPCLHQDDLARLLAITETSKVGGILAAPVRDTMKRGEPGKPLVAHTVEREDLWHALTPQLFPLELLRSCLLRALNEGATITDEASALEYCGFHPELISARADNIKVTRPEDLRLAEFYLTRLTQTENI; this is encoded by the coding sequence ATGGCAGACTCCTCACGGGACGTAATTGCCGTGGTGCCGGCCGCCGGAATAGGCAGCCGTATGCAAACGGAATGTCCAAAGCAATATCTTCACATCGGCAATAAAACCATCCTTGAGCATGCAGTCGCGAGTCTGCTGGCACATCCACGTGTCAGCCATGTCGTCATTGCCATCAGCACTACAGACACCTGGTTCACCGCTTTGCCGCTGGCAGCAGATCCCCGTATTACCGTAGTAAACGGCGGAGGGCAGCGCGCCGATTCCGTGCTGGCTGGTCTTCAGGCCGCAGGTAAGGCTGAATGGGTGCTGGTGCACGATGCCGCACGTCCCTGTCTGCATCAGGATGACCTGGCGCGCTTGCTGGCCATTACTGAAACCAGCAAGGTTGGCGGTATTCTTGCGGCTCCGGTGCGCGACACGATGAAGCGCGGGGAGCCAGGCAAGCCTCTGGTCGCCCATACCGTCGAGCGCGAAGATCTCTGGCACGCGCTTACGCCGCAGCTTTTTCCGCTTGAACTGTTGCGAAGCTGTCTGCTGCGCGCGCTGAATGAAGGGGCGACGATCACCGATGAAGCATCGGCCCTTGAATACTGCGGCTTCCATCCCGAATTAATTAGCGCCCGCGCCGATAATATAAAAGTGACGCGCCCGGAAGATCTGCGGCTTGCAGAGTTTTACCTCACGCGGTTGACCCAAACGGAGAATATTTAA
- a CDS encoding protein-L-isoaspartate(D-aspartate) O-methyltransferase translates to MVSKRVQALLTQLRAQGIQDDNVLDAIALVPREKFVDEAFEHKAWENTALPIGSGQTISQPYMVARMTELLELTPESRVLEIGTGSGYQTAILAHLVHHVCSVERIKGLQWHARRRLKQLDLHNISTRHGDGWQGWHARAPFDAIIVTAAPPEIPSALLSQLDEGGILVLPVGEERQFLKRIRRHGGEFTIDTVEAVRFVPLVKGELA, encoded by the coding sequence ATGGTAAGCAAACGCGTACAAGCTCTTCTCACTCAGCTTCGTGCTCAGGGCATTCAGGACGACAATGTCCTGGATGCGATTGCGCTGGTGCCGCGGGAAAAATTTGTCGACGAAGCGTTTGAGCACAAAGCCTGGGAAAATACGGCGCTGCCGATTGGCTCAGGCCAGACCATTTCACAGCCGTATATGGTTGCCCGCATGACCGAACTGCTGGAGTTGACGCCGGAATCCCGGGTGCTGGAAATCGGCACCGGTTCAGGTTATCAGACCGCAATTCTCGCCCACCTGGTCCACCACGTGTGTTCCGTTGAGCGCATTAAAGGGCTGCAATGGCACGCACGGCGTCGCCTGAAACAGCTGGATTTGCATAATATTTCTACCCGCCACGGTGATGGCTGGCAAGGCTGGCATGCGCGCGCGCCATTTGACGCTATCATTGTTACGGCTGCGCCGCCTGAGATCCCTTCGGCTTTATTATCACAGCTGGACGAGGGCGGCATTCTGGTTCTGCCGGTAGGCGAAGAACGGCAATTTTTAAAACGCATTCGTCGCCACGGTGGCGAATTTACTATTGATACGGTAGAAGCCGTTCGTTTTGTACCCTTAGTAAAGGGCGAACTGGCATAA